CTGATGGTCAAACTCTCACCCAATGCGGCCGATATCGCCGCTGTGGCCCGGGCCGCGCAAGCCGGGGGCGCGGACGCGCTTTCCCTGGTTAACACGTTCCTGGGACTGGCCGTGGACCTGGAACGGCGCGCCCCGGTTTTTGCCAACACCGTGGCCGGGCTGTCCGGTCCGGCCATCAAGCCCCTGGCCCTGAGGCTGGTATGGGAAACCTGCGGGGCTGTGTCCATCCCCGTGATGGGAATCGGAGGAATCCACAGCGGCCGTGACGCTCTGGAATTCATCATGGCGGGGGCGCACGCGGTCCAGACCGGCACGGTGAACCTGATTGAACCCGGGGCTTCATTGCGGATTATCCGCGAGATAAACGTGGAAATGGAGCGCCTGGGGATTCGGGACCTGACAGAAATTCGAGGAGTGTTATCTTGAAAAGCGACTGCATCATCACCGCCTTGGACGTGGATACTCACGAACAAGCCCGCAGGCTGCTGGCCGTCCTGGAAACCGCGCGGATTTTCAAGGTGGGCCTGCAGGCGTGGCTGCGCATGGGGCCGGTTTTGACCGACCTGTTGCGTCAAAACCGCAAAGAGTTGTTTCTCGACCTGAAATTCAAGGATATTCCCAATACCGTGGCCGCGGCCGTGCAGGCGGTGTTGCCCCTGACGCCGCGTTTCCTGACCATCCACCTGAGCGGCGGCGGCAATATGATCCGGGCCGCGGCGCAAGCGGCCGCGGGTTCAACCACGGTGATCCTCGGGGTTACGGTGCTGACTTCCCTGTCGAACGAGGATCTGGCGCAAACGGGCGCCGGGATAACGGTTCAAGACACTGTATTGCGTCTGTGTGAACTCGGCCTGGAAAACAACGTGTCCGCGGTAGTCTGCTCTCCCCGCGAGATCGCGCCGCTACGCCGGCGCTTCGGACGTGACCTGACCCTGGTGACTCCGGGAATCCGGCCCGCCGACGCGGATTCAGGGGATCAGAAGCGGATCATGACCCCGGAGGAGGCCGTGGCCGCCGGCGCGGACTACCTGGTCATCGGCAGACCCATTACCCGGGCCCAGGATCCCGGCCTGGCTTTTCGCCGCATCCAGGTCGCGATTACGCCCAGGCGCCCGCATGCGTTCAAACCGAAACAGACATCGGAACCGAACGATAAATCCGGTCAATGAAAGTTGACCCGCCATAAACCGCGTCGCTGCCGCTCCGTTGCCCGGTGTGTTCTTATGCCCTGGATTTATCCAGGCGCAGACCCAAATCGTGGAGCAGTTTGTCAGGAACCGTTGACGGCGATCCGGTCAACAGACAGAGCGATGAGGTGGTTTTGGGAAACGCGATCAGGTCGCGGATCGACGCGGCGCCGGTCATAAGCATGAGGATGCGATCCAATCCCAGGGCGATGCCCAGGTGGGGAGGGGCGCCGTATTGCAGGGCGTTTACAAAGAATCCGAATTTTTCCTCAATTTCCTTGTCGCTCAAACCGAGCAAGTGAAGTACTTCGCGTTGCAGCCCGGCATCGTGGATGCGGCGGCTGCCGCCCCCGATCTCAACGCCGTTGAGGACCAGGTCATAAGCGACGGACAACACCGAGAGGGGCTCGCTTTTCAAGCGGGGGATATCCGATTCACGCGGGGCGGTAAAGGGGTGGTGGTGGGAATCGAGGCGGTTCTCCTCCTCGTTGTGGAAAAACAGGGGGAAATCGGTTACCCACAGGAAGGATTGTTGTTCCGGGTCCGCCATGCCGGCGCCCAGGTGGTTGCGCAGGTTGCCCAGCAGGGAAAGGACTTCATCCCGTTTGCCTCCCAAAAGGAAAACGATGTGGTTTTCGGGGATCTGTTGCTGATCAAAGAAGGTCTCGATCCGGTTGGACTCCACCTTGATCGATGCCTTGAATCCCTCGGGACCGGGCTTGAGCCAGATTACCCCCTGGCCGCCGCGTTCCCGCACGAATGCCTGTACGCCGTCAAGGAACTTGCGCGAGAAAGTCTCTGCTTGCGGCAGGATCAATCCCCTGACGGTTCCCCCTTCGGCGATGATGTTATCCAGTATGCCTGATCCGAGTGTGCCGGCCGGCGAAGTGAAATCGCGGATTTCCAGGGGAATGCGCAGGTCGGGTTTATCGCTGCCGTAGCGGTCCATGGCTTCGGCCCAGGTGAGGCGGGGAAAAGGTAGTGACAGGGGTTTGTCGATCAGGGAAAAAACCCGCTCCATCATGGTTTCAACCAGGCTGAAGAGGCCCTCCGGCTCCATGAAACTCATCTCCACGTCTACCTGGGTGAACTCGGGTTGGCGGTCCGCCCGCAAATCCTCGTCGCGGAAACAGCGTGCCATTTGGAAATAGCGTTCAAATCCCGCCACCATGAGCAATTGTTTGAATAACTGGGGGGATTGGGGTAGGGCGAACATTCTGCCCTTGTAAATGCGTGACGGGACCAGGTAGTCCCGCGCGCCTTCGGGTGTGGCCTTGGTCAATATGGGTGTTTCGATTTCGAGAAAACCCTGCTCGTCAAGGTAGTTGCGAATGGCCAGGGTGACGCGGCTGCGCAAACGGAACCGTTCCTGGTGGATTTTTCGGCGCAGGTCCAGGTAGCGGTATTGAAACCGGAGCTCGTTGGAGGCCTCGGTCTTTTCATCCGGAAAGAAGGGCGGTACCCGGGATTCAGCCAGCACACCCACTTTTCGCGCGAGCAGTTCCACTTCACCGGTGGGAATGCGGGGATTGGGGTTCTGGCGCAGCCTCACCAGGCCGGTTACGGCCAGCACCCATTCACGACCCAGGCGCCGCACAAGGTCCCGGTCCACGAAAGATTCATCGAACACCACCTGGACAATGCCGCTGCGGTCGCGCAGGTCAACGAAAGTAACGCCTCCCATCTCGCGCTTGGTGCGTACCCAGCCGTAAAGGGTTAACTCACGTTCCTTTAAAGAGCCCGTAAGATCCCCGCAGAACCACTCCCGCCCTGTTATTTTCGTTGATTCATCCATTTCAACAGCTCCTGTTGGGGAATGCGGACCTGTTCCTGCCGGGTCATGTCCTTGACGGTCACTTTTCCCTCGGCGGCCTCTTCTTCTCCCAGAACCAGGGTGAAATTCGCGGCCATGCGATCGGAACGGCGGAATTGCTTTTTCAGGTTGGCGTTGGAGTAATCCACATAGGCGTGGTATCCGGCTTGCCACAGCACGCGTGCGAGTTTCATGACCTGGGGACGGAATTCGGCCGACTGGCAGGCCAGAAAGCACAACGACGGTTCATTCTCAGGGGAAATTTCCAGGTGCAGCAGCAGCCGTTCCATGCCCGCGGCAAAACCGACACCCGGGATATCCGGCCCGCCCAGGTCACGGATCAGGCGGTTGTAGCGGCCGCCGCCCAGGATGGCGTTCTGGGCGCCCAGGCGGTCTGACGTGATCTCGAAAGCGGTGCGGGTGTAGTAATCAAGTCCGCGCACCATGCGTTCATTCACCTTGTAGGGTACGGAGTAGGTGTCCAACCCGGCCTGGAGTCCAACGAAATGGCCGGCACAACCCGGGCAGAGGTGAGCGGCAATGGTGGGAAGCGTGGCCGCGGCGGACCGGCAGCCCGGCTGCTTGCAATCAAAAATGCGCAGGGGATTGCTGTCGACTTTGCGCCGGCAGTCGGCACAGAGTTCGTCCCGCCGCGCCTGAGCCGCTTGTTGCAGGACTCTCAGGTAAGCCGGTCGGCATTCGTCGCAACCCACGGAGTTGATCTCCAGGGAAATCTCGCGCAGGCCCAACTCTTCCAGGAAAGCGTACGCGGCATACACCACTTCCGCGTCCAGCTCCGCACTTTCTTCGCGAAACACCTCGATGCCGAACTGGTGGAACTGGC
This region of Candidatus Aminicenantes bacterium genomic DNA includes:
- the aspS gene encoding aspartate--tRNA ligase — its product is MDESTKITGREWFCGDLTGSLKERELTLYGWVRTKREMGGVTFVDLRDRSGIVQVVFDESFVDRDLVRRLGREWVLAVTGLVRLRQNPNPRIPTGEVELLARKVGVLAESRVPPFFPDEKTEASNELRFQYRYLDLRRKIHQERFRLRSRVTLAIRNYLDEQGFLEIETPILTKATPEGARDYLVPSRIYKGRMFALPQSPQLFKQLLMVAGFERYFQMARCFRDEDLRADRQPEFTQVDVEMSFMEPEGLFSLVETMMERVFSLIDKPLSLPFPRLTWAEAMDRYGSDKPDLRIPLEIRDFTSPAGTLGSGILDNIIAEGGTVRGLILPQAETFSRKFLDGVQAFVRERGGQGVIWLKPGPEGFKASIKVESNRIETFFDQQQIPENHIVFLLGGKRDEVLSLLGNLRNHLGAGMADPEQQSFLWVTDFPLFFHNEEENRLDSHHHPFTAPRESDIPRLKSEPLSVLSVAYDLVLNGVEIGGGSRRIHDAGLQREVLHLLGLSDKEIEEKFGFFVNALQYGAPPHLGIALGLDRILMLMTGAASIRDLIAFPKTTSSLCLLTGSPSTVPDKLLHDLGLRLDKSRA
- a CDS encoding orotidine-5'-phosphate decarboxylase; this encodes MLKSDCIITALDVDTHEQARRLLAVLETARIFKVGLQAWLRMGPVLTDLLRQNRKELFLDLKFKDIPNTVAAAVQAVLPLTPRFLTIHLSGGGNMIRAAAQAAAGSTTVILGVTVLTSLSNEDLAQTGAGITVQDTVLRLCELGLENNVSAVVCSPREIAPLRRRFGRDLTLVTPGIRPADADSGDQKRIMTPEEAVAAGADYLVIGRPITRAQDPGLAFRRIQVAITPRRPHAFKPKQTSEPNDKSGQ
- a CDS encoding histidine--tRNA ligase, which translates into the protein MNRINAPRGTRDIVYPEISHWQMLEARIREFYSRFLYREIRTPMFERSELFQRGIGDTTEVVQKEMYTFQDKAGRSLTLRPENTASVVRAAIENNLFDALFPLRFFYIGPMFRYDKPQKGRYRQFHQFGIEVFREESAELDAEVVYAAYAFLEELGLREISLEINSVGCDECRPAYLRVLQQAAQARRDELCADCRRKVDSNPLRIFDCKQPGCRSAAATLPTIAAHLCPGCAGHFVGLQAGLDTYSVPYKVNERMVRGLDYYTRTAFEITSDRLGAQNAILGGGRYNRLIRDLGGPDIPGVGFAAGMERLLLHLEISPENEPSLCFLACQSAEFRPQVMKLARVLWQAGYHAYVDYSNANLKKQFRRSDRMAANFTLVLGEEEAAEGKVTVKDMTRQEQVRIPQQELLKWMNQRK